A part of Sulfurimonas sp. HSL-1716 genomic DNA contains:
- a CDS encoding type Z 30S ribosomal protein S14: MAKKSMIAKAKRTPKFKVRGYTRCQICGRPHSVLRDFGICRVCFRKMANEGMIPGVRKSSW; this comes from the coding sequence ATGGCTAAGAAGTCAATGATCGCGAAAGCGAAAAGAACTCCAAAATTCAAAGTTCGTGGTTATACACGTTGTCAGATCTGCGGTCGTCCGCACTCTGTACTTCGTGATTTCGGTATTTGTCGCGTTTGCTTTAGAAAAATGGCAAATGAAGGGATGATCCCAGGCGTTAGAAAGTCAAGCTGGTAA
- the rpsH gene encoding 30S ribosomal protein S8, whose translation MINDLIADALTRIRNAAMRRLDVTTLVHNKSVEAIANILVEKGYIESCNVVEDGVKKTINVVLKYDENGKTVINELKRISKPGRRVYKPASEIKRFKNGYGTIIVSTSKGVITNDKAHELNVGGEVLCTVW comes from the coding sequence ATGATTAATGATTTAATTGCAGATGCGTTGACTCGTATTCGTAATGCAGCTATGCGCAGACTTGATGTAACAACACTTGTTCACAACAAATCTGTTGAGGCAATAGCAAATATTTTAGTAGAAAAAGGTTATATTGAAAGTTGTAACGTTGTCGAAGACGGCGTTAAAAAAACTATCAATGTTGTTTTGAAGTATGATGAAAACGGTAAGACTGTAATCAACGAACTTAAACGTATATCTAAACCGGGTCGTCGTGTTTATAAACCGGCATCTGAGATCAAACGTTTTAAAAACGGTTACGGAACGATCATAGTAAGTACATCAAAGGGCGTAATCACTAACGATAAAGCACATGAGCTTAACGTTGGCGGCGAAGTTCTTTGTACAGTATGGTAG
- the rplF gene encoding 50S ribosomal protein L6, with protein sequence MSRIGKNPVEFSSDINVKVDGPVITFTKGKNSVDLDTKGNVGIAVEGNTLTFSKNSDSREDRAFWGTYRSLAANIVTGLTTGYTKSLEINGVGYRAAVKGNVLNMQLGFSHDIDYVIPEGIEIVVDKNIITVKGIDKQQLGQICAEIRAFRPPEPYKGKGVKYVGEVIVRKAGKTSKK encoded by the coding sequence ATGAGTCGTATTGGAAAAAATCCTGTAGAATTTTCTTCAGATATCAATGTTAAAGTTGATGGACCTGTTATCACTTTTACAAAAGGCAAAAACAGTGTTGATCTAGATACTAAAGGAAACGTCGGTATCGCTGTTGAAGGAAACACTTTAACTTTTAGCAAAAACTCTGATTCACGTGAAGACCGTGCGTTTTGGGGAACTTACCGTTCATTGGCGGCAAACATTGTAACTGGTCTAACGACTGGATATACTAAATCTTTAGAGATCAATGGTGTCGGTTACCGTGCTGCCGTTAAAGGAAATGTTCTTAACATGCAGCTTGGCTTTTCTCACGATATCGATTATGTGATTCCTGAAGGAATCGAGATCGTTGTTGACAAAAACATCATTACCGTAAAAGGTATAGACAAACAACAACTCGGTCAGATATGTGCGGAGATCCGTGCGTTCCGTCCACCGGAGCCTTATAAAGGTAAAGGTGTTAAATATGTTGGTGAAGTTATCGTGCGTAAAGCCGGTAAAACTTCTAAGAAATAA
- the rplR gene encoding 50S ribosomal protein L18, whose product MNAKVMKQKLAKRIQRKRRIRSKISGNTTLPRVSVFRSNRYLSAQAIDDTNSTTLAAIHSKANGLRANKDGAAALGAAFAETLKKAGITTIVFDRNGYQYHGVVAAFGEALRANEIKF is encoded by the coding sequence ATGAATGCTAAAGTTATGAAACAGAAATTGGCAAAACGTATTCAACGTAAGCGCCGTATTCGTTCAAAGATATCTGGCAACACTACACTTCCTCGTGTTTCTGTGTTCCGTTCAAACAGATATTTGAGTGCACAGGCTATTGACGATACGAATTCGACGACACTGGCGGCTATTCACTCAAAAGCAAATGGTCTTCGTGCAAACAAAGACGGTGCTGCCGCATTAGGTGCTGCATTCGCTGAGACACTTAAAAAAGCCGGTATCACTACAATTGTTTTCGATCGTAACGGTTACCAATATCACGGTGTTGTAGCTGCGTTTGGTGAAGCACTTCGTGCAAACGAAATTAAGTTCTAG
- the rpsE gene encoding 30S ribosomal protein S5, with the protein MEINREDFEESIVNIGRVTKVVKGGRRFRFTALIVVGNKNGTVGYGVGKAKEVPDAIRKAVDNAFKNLTTVKIKGSTIAHDIEHKYNASRVLLKPASEGTGVIAGGAARPVLELAGIQDILTKSIGSNNPNTLVRATIEALSRIKG; encoded by the coding sequence ATGGAAATCAATAGAGAAGATTTTGAAGAATCAATCGTAAATATTGGTCGTGTGACCAAAGTTGTAAAAGGTGGTAGACGCTTTCGTTTTACCGCACTGATCGTTGTCGGTAACAAAAACGGTACTGTCGGTTACGGTGTAGGTAAAGCTAAAGAGGTCCCGGATGCTATTCGTAAAGCAGTTGATAATGCGTTTAAGAACTTAACTACTGTTAAGATTAAAGGCAGTACAATAGCTCACGATATAGAGCATAAATATAACGCAAGCCGTGTTCTTTTGAAGCCAGCTTCAGAAGGTACGGGTGTTATCGCCGGTGGAGCTGCTCGTCCAGTTCTTGAGTTAGCGGGTATCCAAGATATCTTGACTAAATCTATCGGTTCAAACAATCCAAATACTTTGGTACGTGCTACAATCGAAGCTCTATCAAGAATAAAAGGATAA
- the rplO gene encoding 50S ribosomal protein L15 translates to MALENLTPAPGSVANRKRIGRGQGSGTGKTAGKGNKGQKARTGYSRKRNFEGGQQPLARRLPKIGFTVLNDKPYVINVERIPAVAELAEITMETIRSVHKLGKSVTKVKLVGSTAKDLASKIKDENVLTTGK, encoded by the coding sequence ATGGCATTAGAAAACTTGACTCCTGCTCCCGGCTCTGTTGCTAACAGAAAAAGAATAGGCCGCGGACAGGGAAGTGGTACTGGTAAAACTGCCGGTAAAGGTAACAAAGGTCAAAAAGCTCGTACGGGTTACAGCAGAAAACGTAACTTCGAGGGTGGACAACAGCCTTTAGCACGCCGTTTACCAAAAATCGGGTTTACAGTTCTTAACGATAAACCGTACGTGATCAACGTAGAACGCATACCGGCTGTAGCCGAGCTTGCGGAGATCACGATGGAGACTATCCGTTCAGTGCATAAACTTGGAAAATCTGTAACAAAAGTTAAACTTGTCGGTTCGACTGCTAAAGACTTAGCATCTAAAATCAAAGACGAAAACGTTTTAACTACAGGTAAATAA